Part of the Planctomycetia bacterium genome, CGCGACTCGATCTCATGCGCGCGGCGCAGCACTTCGTCCATCGGCGGATGCGCGGTCACCTGCCCGCGCACACTCCAAAACAGCGGAATCAGTCGCAGTGCCATCCTCGGTCGAACGGCTCCTTGCAGCATCCTCACGATCAACTCGCCGGCCTCGCGTCCGCGCTCGGCCATGTCGACATGCGGGTAGGTGTCGTAACCGATGATGGCATCGGCATTCGCCACGCGCAGCGGTGTGTGATTGGAATGCAAGTCGGTCGTGACGACGAGCGGCCGATCCGGACCGAGCACGGCACGCACGCTCGCAATCATATCGCCGTCGGCATCGTCGAGCCCTTCGACGACCATCGCACCATGCAAGTCGAGCAGCATCCCGTCGACCGGCCCGTCGGCCGCTTCGGCGCTGCGGAGTCGCTCGAAGAATTCGGCCTTGAGCGTTTCATAGGCGCTGCGTTCGATCAGGCCCGAGGGATAGGCAAACGTCCAGAGGAGCGGCACGAGCTCGAACTTCCGCTCGGCGGCCGCGGCGATAAAGCCGCCGGGGCACATATTCGCGCCGGTGAATCGCCGCAAGATTCCGTCGCCGCGGAACAAGCCGATGCCGCGCTCGAAGTCGCCGAGCGTGGTTCGTCCGGCGACGAAGGTCGCGGTCTCATGCAGAATTCCCCCGACGGCGATACGCATTCCGACACTCTCTTTCACCTAGGCTCGGTTCCGAAGCAAGGCCGTTATCGTAACCGGCGCAAGACGACGAAGCCACACGGCGTGTTGAAACTGGCCGCGCCGCAGACCATAATCCCCTCCATGAAAATCTTCCTCTCGCGCATGCTCGCCTCGTTGCTTCTATTTTCGTCTGCCGTGGCGCAAGCCGTCGAACCGATCGGCGCATTCGCGCCCGGCGCGCGTGTGCTGTTTCAAGGAGACTCGATCACCGACGGCAACCGTGGCCGGAGCCTCGACCCGAACCATATCCTCGGGCACGGCTACGCGTTTATCGTGGCCGCGAAGCATGGCGCGGCGTATCCTGAAGCGAAGCTCGAGTTCTACAATCGAGGCGTGAGCGGCAACACAGTGCTTGAGCTCGAAAAACGCTGGCAGAAAGACACGCTCGATCTCAAGCCCGACGTGTTGAGTATTCTCATCGGCGTGAACGATCGGGGCCGAGTCCCGCTCGAACAATACGAGCAGGTCTACGACAAGCTTCTCACCGACGCCAAGGCCGCGAACCCGAAGCTGAAGCTCGTGCTCTGCGAGCCGTTCGTGGTGAACCATCTGGCGACGACGGCGCAACAAGGTTCGCCGAGCGCCGACGTCGTGAAGCGGCAGGAGATCGTCGCGCGGCTCGCGAAGAAACATGGCGCGGCACTCGCACGCTTCCAAGTCGCCCTCGATCGGGCCACCGAACGGGGCCCGGCAGCGCATTGGATCTGGGACGACATTCACCCGACCTACTCAGGCCATCAGATCCTCGCCGACGAATGGGAACGAGCCGTGCGCGAGTATTGGAAGTAAGCCGCCGGCGGCAACGGATTTTTTATGCCCGCGCTTTCGGTCCGGCCGGGCGCTCCTGGTGACGCGAAAGCAGTTGCGTCAGCTGAATCAGATCTTCTTCGCTGATATCGACGAACGAATCGAGGGATCTCACGGCGGCGAGAATTTCTTCGTGCGAAGGAGGTGCGGGGTCGGAAGGTTTCGCTGCCGCCGGGCGATTCCAAGCGGCGGGATAACGCCGCCAGCGGAAGAAGCCGTTGATCGCGATCGCCAACAGCACCATCATCACGGCGTTGGCAAGGATCGGACAAAGGGCGAATCGATAACCCAAGTCTCGGATCGCCGGCCCGCCCAGCACGGCGGTAAACGCCGTGGCGCCGCCGGGAGGATGGATACATTTCAACTGGTGCATCGCGCCGATCGCCAGCCCGACCGCGCAAGCCGCGGCCAAGGTTGGGTCCGCAATCTGCCGAGCACACTCCACGCCGATCAAAGCGGAAACACCGTGCCCGGCAATCACCGGCCAAGGTTGCGAGAGCGGCCCATGCGGCACGGCGAACAGCAACACGGCGCTCGCACCCATCGATGCGATCACGACCGACGCGGCCGCATCGGGCAGCAGGAGCCGCGAGAGCCCGATCAGCGCAAAGATCGACAGCCCGCCCCCGAAAGCTGCGACGAGCTTTTCGAGAGCGCTGACTTCCACCAGCTCGACGCCGAACCAACGGCGCAAGTTCGCAAGAGAAATAATGGGGCGGGCTCAACTAACAGGGCGATGCCTAAAGAAACCGAACTCCATTCCGCGCCCGTTACTTGGCGCGAATCACGGCCACGGTTTGGTCGGCGCGGTAGTCGAGGATCTTGCGGCCCCAGGCGATCGTCGTCTCGGCCGGTGCGAGATCGACGCCGTTGATGCGGAAGTTGCCGGCCTTGATCCGCTGTTGCATCCGAATCGTCGCGGGATCGATCGCCAAGAGCTGCGCGCTCATTACGAAATCGTCGTGCAGGCCTTCGGGCTGTTGACGAATTCCTTGGGCTTCGACCCACTTCGTCAGGCCGGCGTAGTCGTAGAACTCCGGCACGTAGACGATGCGCGGCGCGCCGCCCCAGGCGGAGTTCAGCTTCTCGGCCACGGCCTTCATGCCGGGCTGGTTGCCGCCGCTGTCGCCGAGCAAGACGATCCGCTTGAAGCCGGTCGTCTTGAAGCTCGCGCAGAGATCGGTGAGGAGCGCTTGAAAAGTTTCCTCGCGGAGGCTGATCGAGCCGGGATATTTCATGTGCAACGAGGGAGGATCGATATCTCCTTCCGGAACGAAGGCCACGATCGGCGCGACGAGCGTGTTGCCGAGCTTGCGCGCGATCCGTTCCGACGCTCCGCGCAGCACGAAGTTGTGCTTGCCGGTCACGATGTAAGGCCCGTTCTGCTCGACTCCGCCCGTGGCGATGAGGACCGTATCGACCCCGTCGCGCATCCGATCGCGGACTTCCATCCAGGTCAGGTCTTCGATGAATACCGAGTCGACGGCCTCGATCGGCCGGGGCGAATTCGGATCGGGCTTCACCGGGTCGGGCAAGGCGAACAAGGTCGCGGCGGCGGTGGCAAGGCAAGCGAATAAGGTGCGCATCATAAGAACGGCTCGCTAGGAAAGGTGCTGCGCGAAAGGGGGTGCGGAAACGAATCGCTTCGTTCACGATCCGGATAATACTCGATCTGTCGGCACATTTCACGGGAGTAGATTCGCGAGGGGTGTGTGCCGGCTCGTAAAGCGGTCGAGGCTAATTGCGCACGGCCGATGGCTCAAGTCGAGGGAAGTGCATACGATCGCCGGCGATTCCTGATTTCGTACAAACGCCGCACAAGAAGTGGTGCGGTTGAAAACGAGGCCGCTATGATGGAGGTTGGAATCCGCCCTCCTTGCTGCGCGAACTCGCACGTTCGCCCCTCCGCCGCTCGTCGCACCCCCACGCGTTTCGCTTTCCGAGAACAGCTCTCATGGATCGCTTGCCCTCGCACGCCGACTTCGCGCATCGCCCGCACGGCTTTCTGCGCACGAGAGTCGTGCGCATGGCGATCCTCATCGCCGCGAGCTTCGCTAGCCTGACGGTAGCAAGCTCGTCGGCCCGCGCGGCAGCCGGCGATCGCTACGCCGACGCGGTTCGACCGTTGTTGGAAAAATATTGTCTCGCTTGCCACGGCCCGACGAAGCAAGAAGGGAATCTGCGGCTCGATCAAACGGCCCGAACCTTCGATGCCGCCGGCGCGACCCGCTGGCGGCGGATCGTCGAACGGGTCGAGCTCGGCCAGATGCCGCCGGAAGAGAAGCCGCGGCCGACGGCCGACGAGCTGCGTGTGCTCACGAGCTGGGTCGACGACGAAACGAAAACGGCCGAGACTGCGCGGCGGCTCAAAGAAGGGCGCGTCGTGCTTCGGAGATTGAATCGGAACGAATATCAAAACACGATTCGCGATCTGCTCGGCATCGAAGTCGACCTGAGAGAGCAACTACCGCAAGACGGCTCGGCCGACGGCTTCGACAACGCCGGAGCGGCCTTGCATACGTCGTCGTTCTTGATGGATCGCTACTTGGAAGCGGCCGACACGGCCTTGAACCTCGCCATCGCCAATCGGCCGCAAGCGCCGGCGCTCGTCAAGACGCGTTACAGTTTGAAAGAGTCGCATCCGGTTCGCAC contains:
- a CDS encoding M81 family metallopeptidase; its protein translation is MRIAVGGILHETATFVAGRTTLGDFERGIGLFRGDGILRRFTGANMCPGGFIAAAAERKFELVPLLWTFAYPSGLIERSAYETLKAEFFERLRSAEAADGPVDGMLLDLHGAMVVEGLDDADGDMIASVRAVLGPDRPLVVTTDLHSNHTPLRVANADAIIGYDTYPHVDMAERGREAGELIVRMLQGAVRPRMALRLIPLFWSVRGQVTAHPPMDEVLRRAHEIESR
- a CDS encoding SGNH/GDSL hydrolase family protein, which produces MKIFLSRMLASLLLFSSAVAQAVEPIGAFAPGARVLFQGDSITDGNRGRSLDPNHILGHGYAFIVAAKHGAAYPEAKLEFYNRGVSGNTVLELEKRWQKDTLDLKPDVLSILIGVNDRGRVPLEQYEQVYDKLLTDAKAANPKLKLVLCEPFVVNHLATTAQQGSPSADVVKRQEIVARLAKKHGAALARFQVALDRATERGPAAHWIWDDIHPTYSGHQILADEWERAVREYWK
- a CDS encoding HPP family protein; its protein translation is MRRWFGVELVEVSALEKLVAAFGGGLSIFALIGLSRLLLPDAAASVVIASMGASAVLLFAVPHGPLSQPWPVIAGHGVSALIGVECARQIADPTLAAACAVGLAIGAMHQLKCIHPPGGATAFTAVLGGPAIRDLGYRFALCPILANAVMMVLLAIAINGFFRWRRYPAAWNRPAAAKPSDPAPPSHEEILAAVRSLDSFVDISEEDLIQLTQLLSRHQERPAGPKARA
- a CDS encoding creatininase family protein, coding for MRTLFACLATAAATLFALPDPVKPDPNSPRPIEAVDSVFIEDLTWMEVRDRMRDGVDTVLIATGGVEQNGPYIVTGKHNFVLRGASERIARKLGNTLVAPIVAFVPEGDIDPPSLHMKYPGSISLREETFQALLTDLCASFKTTGFKRIVLLGDSGGNQPGMKAVAEKLNSAWGGAPRIVYVPEFYDYAGLTKWVEAQGIRQQPEGLHDDFVMSAQLLAIDPATIRMQQRIKAGNFRINGVDLAPAETTIAWGRKILDYRADQTVAVIRAK